DNA sequence from the Devosia lacusdianchii genome:
GAAAAATAAGCGTCACACTGGTGGCGGACCGGCACTGTGCCTGGTCGGGCCACTCCCCGCGAAGATCGCGTCCTCGCAAATGGGGCTCTATCTGGCTTCATGAAGACCGAAACCGTCGGACGGCGCTCCGAACTTTTCCTGCGTCGTTTCAGCCTCGGCTGAAACCGCGCTGCGTCTGCAGCTTCCGGAAGTGTCGGGTGGCATTGTCGCCGTGGCGCTCATGAAGCGCCGTTGACAGCACGATCAAACTATATGGTTCGCGCCCGCTTTGCCAGCATTAAATGCGCGGCCCCTCAGGCCTGCGCGTGACTGTCCTCAACATGGTGCGCCGATACAACACGGTCAAGGCCGGCAAGATCTTTATGAACGTCGACGGCTTCGTAGCCGGCTTCGAGAAACAGCGCGCTCACCGCCGCACCCTGATCGTGGCCGATCTCCACCAGAATGCGTCCGTCGGGCTTCAGCCAGCCCACCGCTTGGGCCGCGATGACGCGGTAAGGCGCCAAGCCGTCAGGTCCACCATCAAGCGCAAGACGGGGATCGAAATCCTTGACCTCGGGAGCCAGCGTTTCAACCACGGCGGAGGTGATATAGGGCGGATTGGAGACGATAAGATCGAACCCTCCTTCACCTCTCCCTTCGGGGGCGAGGTCGGCGCGTAGCGACGGGTGAGGGGGCCTTTTCTCGGCTCGGCGCGTGGGGTAGACCCCCTCGCCCGACCCAAGGGGGTCTACCTCTCCCCCAAAGGGAGAGGTGAGCAGCGGTTCAAACCAACTACCCAGCAAGAACTCAATCCGTCCAGCAACACCGTGCCGTTGCGCGTTGCCTTTTGCTGCGGCTAGCGCTTTGGCGCTCAGATCCACCGCTGCGGCCGTTGCGTCGGGCTGGTTGGCCAGGATCGCGATCGGGATACAGCCCGTTCCGGTTCCGAGATCGAGCAGCCGCCCGCCAGCAGGCAGGGCGCCGAGTGCCAGATCGACCAGCAATTCAGTCTCCGGACGCGGCTCAAGCGTTGCCGCGTTAAGCGCAAACGCGAGACCGTAGAATTCGCGTTCGCCGATGATCCGCGCCACCGACTCGCCGGTCATGCGCCGGCGCACCAGTTCGACGATCATCACAGCTCCGGCCTCGTCGACGGGTTCATTCTCGCGCGTCGCCAGCTCCAGCGCGTTGAGGCCCAGAGCGTGCTGGGTCAGCAGCTTGGCGTCGAGTGCCGCCGTCTCGAAACCCTGCCGGCTCAGCACATCGCGCCAGCCGCGCCACAGCGCTCCAAGCTTTGGTGCCTCGCTCAGTTGGCCTGCTCCATCGCCGCCAATTGGCCGGCCTGGCTTTCGGTGATCAGCGCTTCGATCAGTTCATCCAGCGCTTCGCCTGATATGACCTTGTCGAGCTTATAGAGCGTGAGGTTGATGCGGTGGTCGGTGACACGGCCCTGCGGGAAATTGTAGGTGCGGATGCGCTCCGAGCGATCGCCCGACCCCACCTGCCCCTTGCGCTCGGCTGAGCGGGCACTGTCGCGTTCCTCGCGCTGCATTTCGTAGAGCCGCGAGCGCAGCACGATCATCGCCTGGGCCCGGTTCTGGTGCTGGCTCTTCATCGCCGAGGTCACCACCAGCCCGGTGGGCAGATGGGTGATGCGCACCGCCGAGTCGGTGGTGTTGACGTGCTGCCCGCCAGCGCCCGAGGCCCGCATCGTATCGATGCGGATATCCTCGTTGCGGATTTCGATGTCGATGTCTTCCACTTCCGGCAGCACGGCCACCGTCGCGGCCGACGTATGGATACGGCCTGAGCCTTCCGTGGCGGGCACCCGCTGCACGCGGTGCACGCCGCTTTCGAACTTCATCCGGGCATAGACGCCCTTGCCCGAAACATTGGCGATGATTTCCTTGAAGCCCCCCATTTCGCCGGGGCTTTCCTCCATCACGGTGACCTTCCAGCCGTGATTGGCGGCGTAGCGCTCATACATGCGGAACAGGTCGCCGGCGAACAGAGCCGCCTCGTCGCCGCCGGTGCCGCCACGGATTTCGAGGATGATCGATTTCTCGTCGGCTTCGTCCTTGGGCAGCAGCAGGATGCGCACGGCCTGGAACAGCCGCTCGATCGTCTCGTCCAGCTCGGCGATCTCGGCTTCGGCCATCTCGACCATGTCCTTGTCGCCGCTCTTGAGCAGCGCTTCGGCCTCGGCCCGATCGCTCAGCGCCTTGTTATAGGCGCGGATCTCGCCGACGATCGGCGCCAACTCGGCATGTTCCTTGGAGAACTTAACAAACTCATCCGGTCCGGCGCCACCAGACAGCGCCGCCTCGACATACTGAAACCGCGTCTCGAG
Encoded proteins:
- the prfA gene encoding peptide chain release factor 1; this encodes MPSLPQDKLDALETRFQYVEAALSGGAGPDEFVKFSKEHAELAPIVGEIRAYNKALSDRAEAEALLKSGDKDMVEMAEAEIAELDETIERLFQAVRILLLPKDEADEKSIILEIRGGTGGDEAALFAGDLFRMYERYAANHGWKVTVMEESPGEMGGFKEIIANVSGKGVYARMKFESGVHRVQRVPATEGSGRIHTSAATVAVLPEVEDIDIEIRNEDIRIDTMRASGAGGQHVNTTDSAVRITHLPTGLVVTSAMKSQHQNRAQAMIVLRSRLYEMQREERDSARSAERKGQVGSGDRSERIRTYNFPQGRVTDHRINLTLYKLDKVISGEALDELIEALITESQAGQLAAMEQAN
- a CDS encoding peptide chain release factor N(5)-glutamine methyltransferase, with product MGGDGAGQLSEAPKLGALWRGWRDVLSRQGFETAALDAKLLTQHALGLNALELATRENEPVDEAGAVMIVELVRRRMTGESVARIIGEREFYGLAFALNAATLEPRPETELLVDLALGALPAGGRLLDLGTGTGCIPIAILANQPDATAAAVDLSAKALAAAKGNAQRHGVAGRIEFLLGSWFEPLLTSPFGGEVDPLGSGEGVYPTRRAEKRPPHPSLRADLAPEGRGEGGFDLIVSNPPYITSAVVETLAPEVKDFDPRLALDGGPDGLAPYRVIAAQAVGWLKPDGRILVEIGHDQGAAVSALFLEAGYEAVDVHKDLAGLDRVVSAHHVEDSHAQA